A single Equus quagga isolate Etosha38 chromosome 8, UCLA_HA_Equagga_1.0, whole genome shotgun sequence DNA region contains:
- the LOC124243285 gene encoding basic proline-rich protein-like, whose amino-acid sequence MDEAPYYAFARMIYLNLTTLSGPFVPLPCPLPRRRCQARGPKTLLCDVPYCGSAASGQHRPATTRRQRGRRRRRQRGAREPTSAAGSPPPGAAEGRARPPTKGDARRALRAPPQLRGHQSRGRPSGDGRTGRKWGLDGSPAPEPDAGGKAERAAPGAASTRPPAALPTRGPNPRPAGGRPLPNSHSQGVNCQFPFPSPKTRHNAPFLGTGQPRDERDPNEPRAAPARTPERQRRLPRRRMRMREPPPPGNTRPCTPRTPPETTATDLGCSHTRRPDPVIGSAPATSLYTSATRRPPDRSHCGRRPRLHTPLPKQQRAASSPAAEEQGRGRPVSRQERGGHGDAAPSVCAPCAAAPRLSLALRLGPLRPLSVTASRSGKMAAAAAAAAAAAAAAAAAASARGPPAPLRRGRGGGDEAARRHLACGLPPAVASPRRLRDGQLEAAGRTASPSFSQQRRSTVRRRFGEASVLGGIGVAPSAPRSPQVWKSGSLGTPLLGTSIGTVGPGRPPPVPLPPAGLRRRGAGGGVARRPLGAGAAPVRRLRAPDKSGAGESAASRWRSEKRKRPGGAAAGKTPPAPAPPPCHRVSGAVYTGIAKN is encoded by the coding sequence TGGACCGTTTGTTCCCCTCCCGTGTCCGCTGCCGCGGCGCCGGTGCCAAGCCCGCGGTCCAAAGACGCTGCTCTGCGATGTGCCATATTGTGGGTCCGCGGCGTCGGGCCAGCACCGGCCGGCGACAACGCGAAGGCAgcgggggaggcggcggcggcggcagcggggGGCGCGGGAGCCCACGTCCGCGGCGGGCTCGCCCCCTCCCGGGGCCGCCGAGGGCCGGGCTCGGCCCCCCACAAAGGGAGATGCCCGGCGCGCTCTCCGAGCCCCTCCGCAGTTACGGGGACACCAAAGCCGCGGCCGCCCGTCAGGAGACGGCAGGACGGGGAGAAAATGGGGCCTAGACGGCTCGCCCGCACCTGAGCCAGATGCAGGCGGAAAGGCGGAGCGGGCAGCGCCCGGGGCCGCTTCCACCCGACCCCCGGCCGCCCTCCCCACCCGCGGCCCTAACCCCCGCCCAGCAGGGGGGCGCCCCCTCCCTAACTCCCACTCTCAGGGGGTTAACTGCCAgttccccttccccagccccaaaACCCGCCATAATGCTCCCTTCCTAGGGACAGGGCAGCCAAGGGACGAACGGGACCCAAACGAGCCCCGCGCCGCCCCGGCCCGGACACCTGAGCGTCAGCGTCGCCTCCCCCGCCGCAGGATGAGGATGCGAGAGCCCCCTCCCCCTGGAAACACGCGTCCCTGCACCCCCCGGACGCCCCCGGAGACGACAGCCACTGACCTGGGATGTTCACACACCAGACGCCCGGACCCCGTTATCGGCTCGGCCCCCGCGACGTCTCTCTACACGTCCGCGACCCGACGACCCCCGGACAGAAGCCACTGCGGACGCCGGCCCCGGCTCCACACACCCCTCCCCAAACAGCAGCGCGCAGCCTCTTCGCCGGCGGCCGAGGAGCAGGGGCGGGGGCGCCCAGTCAGCCGGCAGGAACGCGGAGGCCACGGCGACGCTGCTCCGAGTGTCTGCGCCCCCTGTGCGGCCGCTCCCCGACTCAGCCTCGCTCTCCGACTCGGCCCCCTGCGCCCGCTCAGTGTCACTGCCTCTCGCTCTGGGAaaatggcggcggcggcggcggcggccgcggcggcggcggcggcggcggcggcggcggcaagTGCACGGGGCCCGCCCGCCCCGCTCCgcaggggcagagggggaggggacgAAGCCGCCCGCCGCCATCTTGCTTGTGGGCTGCCGCCCGCCGTGGCCTCTCCACGGAGGCTCCGAGACGGCCAACTGGAGGCAGCGGGGCGGACAGCATCTCCGTCTTTTTCACAACAGAGGCGTTCGACCGTTCGCCGAAGGTTTGGGGAAGCCTCGGTACTGGGTGGGATCGGGGTCGCCCCCTCCGCCCCGAGGAGCCCTCAAGTCTGGAAGTCGGGGAGCCTGGGCACGCCACTGCTTGGGACAAGCATCGGGACGGTGGGCCCGGGACGCCCCCCGCCCGTGCCCCTCCCCCCGGCCGGCCTCCGGCGCAGGGGAGCCGGCGGGGGCGTCGCTCGACGCccactgggggctggggcggCTCCAGTGCGCAGGCTCCGGGCGCCGGATAAAAGCGGAGCTGGCGAGTCGGCGGCGTCTCGATGGAGGAGCGAGAAACGGAAGAGGCCGGGGGGAGCCGCCGCAGGAAAAACGCCGCCAGCGCCCGCGCCGCCTCCTTGCCACCGTGTATCGGG